One genomic segment of Sphaerodactylus townsendi isolate TG3544 linkage group LG07, MPM_Stown_v2.3, whole genome shotgun sequence includes these proteins:
- the SHLD3 gene encoding shieldin complex subunit 3, which produces MEVVLHYRPWQKDPTILQKIAEEALKAFPVRHLPNFRPWFSNHSSKLPFKPKRRPPIISAEEAEQVKQHLASPEGVCGSQSYDCTEGLQEFHPDLKAGQCIQAEFGRINLNDLGEQLANSRLKLRRSWSVSVPSSDLKDKIMPLSRELRSILENLKLHAFYRARWIIEPSTFNNQTLEDIWVKLNRMIKHNELPSCNATIQRCADEIWVFCDILYCEYVGNNLRKKLNLGGIMNMFVHKHGVIFSL; this is translated from the coding sequence ATGGAGGTGGTTCTGCACTATCGACCGTGGCAAAAGGATCCGACCATATTGCAAAAAATCGCTGAAGAGGCACTGAAAGCGTTTCCTGTTCGGCACTTGCCAAACTTCAGACCTTGGTTTTCAAATCACTCATCAAAGCTTCCTTTTAAGCCTAAAAGAAGACCTCCAATTATTTCGGCTGAAGAAGCAGAGCAAGTGAAACAACACCTTGCAAGCCCAGAAGGAGTTTGTGGCTCTCAGAGTTATGACTGTACAGAAGGCCTTCAGGAATTTCATCCTGATTTAAAAGCTGGACAGTGTATACAGGCAGAGTTTGGCAGAATTAATTTAAACGATTTGGGGGAGCAATTGGCAAATAGCAGACTGAAACTGAGGCGATCTTGGAGTGTATCTGTTCCCAGCTCTGACCTTAAGGACAAGATAATGCCTCTGTCTAGAGAATTGCGGAGCATTTTAGAAAACTTAAAACTCCATGCATTCTATAGAGCAAGATGGATAATTGAACCATCCACTTTTAATAATCAAACATTGGAGGACATTTGGGTAAAGCTCAACAGAATGATCAAACACAATGAATTACCGTCGTGTAATGCTACTATCCAGAGATGTGCAGACGAGATTTGGGTTTTCTGTGACATACTGTACTGTGAATATGTTGGCAATAACCTTAGGAAAAAATTAAACCTTGGGGGTATTATGAACATGTTTGTTCACAAACATGGAGTCATATTTAGTCTGTAG